A window of the Microplitis mediator isolate UGA2020A chromosome 5, iyMicMedi2.1, whole genome shotgun sequence genome harbors these coding sequences:
- the LOC130668235 gene encoding uncharacterized protein LOC130668235 has product MSSGESYEYTEIQHKWELSSIPDFPIRCWINSDYFKFPNNEVEFRMGFVRHSDVFYARFEKTGALKGKWYVEFIFDECKTITLIDWEEFKGSDVPQTLNFLPASITCIVRLEKLFEKNEPELTSLLPGLDKYLFSSESSDVIVKVGSEELPANKMVLAYHSPVFAVMFNTDMTEKRANSINIKDFDVDTVKEVMRFMYSGEVEPIDDSDLLLKLLSFAHMFQVDKLKNFCEYELTECLSVDNIIKILVGIDNYDVLYLKNSALTFILENKADIPFAEAIEQVHNSKVLRDFFSSRAGMKM; this is encoded by the coding sequence atgagcAGTGGAGAAAGTTATGAATATACTGAAATTCAGCATAAATGGGAACTTTCATCAATTCCTGATTTTCCAATTAGATGTTGGATCAACTCGGATTATTTTAAGTTTCCCAATAATGAAGTCGAATTTCGCATGGGCTTCGTTAGACACTCGGATGTATTTTATGCAAGATTTGAAAAAACAGGAGCTCTCAAAGGTAAATGGTACgttgaatttattttcgatGAATGTAAAACTATCACCTTGATTGATTGGGAAGAATTCAAAGGTTCGGATGTACCCCAAACACTCAATTTTTTACCCGCTTCGATTACTTGTATTGTAAGACTTGAAAAGTTATTCGAGAAAAATGAACCTGAGCTGACTTCATTGTTGCCTGGTttggataaatatttattctcgTCCGAATCAAGTGACGTTATTGTAAAAGTCGGCAGTGAAGAACTTCCTGCCAATAAAATGGTACTCGCTTACCACAGTCCGGTTTTTGCGGTGATGTTCAATACAGATATGACAGAAAAACGCGCAAATAGTATCAATATCAAGGACTTTGATGTTGATACCGTAAAAGAAGTCATGAGATTTATGTATTCGGGCGAAGTGGAACCGATAGATGACAGCGATCTACTTTTGAAATTGCTGTCGTTTGCTCACATGTTCCAAGTAGATAAGTTGAAGAATTTTTGCGAGTATGAATTAACGGAATGCTTAAGCGTTGacaatatcattaaaatattggTGGGTATTGATAATTACGATGTATTGTATCTGAAAAACAGCGCACTGACATttatattagaaaataaagCCGATATACCATTTGCTGAAGCAATTGAACAAGTGcataattcaaaagtattgcgGGACTTTTTTTCTAGTCGAGCAGGAATGAAAATGTGA
- the LOC130668444 gene encoding uncharacterized protein LOC130668444, producing MAVLSKWVLIKTDVESNFVYKIAHRSKLYIKTQHGPLKITSEDDLNRAIYITTVNDDEVKIKIFDHHDDPDVLRERNKHVTDKRIPIIKRTSIGTPTAGLKKNPKLPAKKKKNIPSGKSKDDDESDHFYALLDDNDNDVSVPGNRHQTISPDLPHDDVHDDNSGSTSPLRETHEPFAPSSPRNESNINLMETVNHIQTVTTTNSRQINQLRRVCITKKSLDESLENFARRMTTANKENCCQSEEPQFNADNKVQILNDFAMDYNLYYSAITASTNSYRAKKVMAQFWSEGERLQLLTTYDPKRPEMRIVSDTEYKKLIEIMNKLQEIQAIPVHTPKDRVLSNMKKWVSAWLKSKKSTIKNRETLRGEGEENEEEEKDD from the exons ATGGCAGTACTTTCGAAATGGGTGTTAATTAAAACTGATGTAGAaagtaattttgtttataaaattgctCATCGAAGTAAGCTCTACATAAAAACTCAGCATGGCCCCTTGAAAATTACAAGTGAGGATGATTTAAATCGTGCAATATACATCACTACAGTTAATGATGacgaagtgaaaataaaaatttttgatcatcATG ATGACCCTGACGTCTTACGAGAAAGAAATAAACATGTAACAGACAAAAGAATTCCTATTATAAAAAGAACGAGTATCGGAACACCGACTGCAGGACTTaagaaaaatccaaaattacccgctaaaaaaaag aaaaatatacCAAGTGGTAAGTCAAAGGATGATGATGAgtctgatcatttttatgCATTATTGGATGACAATGACAATGATGTTAGCGTCCCGGGGAACCGTCATCAAACTATCAGTCCTGATTTACCGCATGATGATGTGCACGATGATAATTCTGGGTCGACGTCACCTTTGAGGGAAACACATGAACCTTTCGCACCATCAAGCCCCCGTAACGAAagtaatataaatttgatgGAAACAGTAAATCATATACAAACTGTGACTACTACTAATAGTAGACAAATTAATCAGTTACGCAGAGTatgtataacaaaaaaaagtcttgaTGAGTCTTTGGAAAATTTCGCTAGAAGAATGACAACAGCGAACAAAGAAAACTGTTGCCAAAGTGAAGAGCCACAATTTAATGCAGATAATAAG GTGCaaattttgaatgattttgccatggattataatttatactactCTGCGATTACTGCCAGTACCAACTCATACAGGGCCAAGAAAGTAATGGCACAATTTTGGTCGGAAGGTGAGCGACTCCAGCTACTCACTACGTACGACCCAAAACGACCTGAAATGCGTATCGTATCAGACACagaatacaaaaaattgataG AGATCATGAATAAATTACAAGAAATTCAAGCTATACCGGTGCATACACCAAAAGATCGAGTTTTATCAAATATGAAAAAGTGGGTCTCAGCATGgttaaaatctaaaaaatccaCCATTAAAAATCGTGAAACGCTAAGAGGAGAAGGAGAAGAAAATGAAGAAGAAGAGAAGGATGATTAG
- the LOC130668445 gene encoding TD and POZ domain-containing protein 1-like — MSEEVESSENSKIITYKWAVSLHDRQMLTKTNLMTSEFFKLPSKDTVLFRIYLRNETIVSLQFSLSFQTKIYVLKVGSLHPERADIRMKINESELKSMKMINWNGYSHDFRFKETCESGTVITCTIRPHEYEDFKEQDMATLSTLMLANHMSNYLYSSELSDVIIKVKNEEFPAHKIVLASHSPVFSKMFSTEMKEAKENCVDFSEFDVVVIRELTKFMYTGNIEAKTHIDVLFGLLSCADMYQMDKLNTFCQYKLIENFSVENIIKITVETERYDVPKLKERAMDFLDFNKREILFTDAINQVHHSSVLKEFFSNEMGMKN; from the coding sequence ATGAGTGAGGAAGTTGAAAGTTCTGaaaactcaaaaataattacttacaagTGGGCGGTATCCCTTCATGATAGACAAATGCTAACCAAAACTAATTTGATGACTTCAGAATTCTTTAAACTGCCAAGTAAAGATACAGTTTTATTTCGTATATACTTACGAAATGAAACAATTGTTTCACTTCAGTTCTCACTGTCATTTCAAACCAAGATATATGTCCTTAAAGTAGGATCTCTTCATCCTGAAAGAGCTGACataagaatgaaaataaatgaaagtgagttaaaaagtatgaaaatgATCAATTGGAATGGTTATAGCCATGATTTTCGTTTTAAAGAGACATGTGAAAGTGGAACTGTCATAACGTGCACGATAAGACCTCATGAATATGAAGATTTCAAAGAACAAGATATGGCAACATTATCTACTTTAATGTTAGCCAATCAtatgagtaattatttatattcatcaGAATTGAGTGATGTtattataaaagttaaaaatgaagAATTCCCTGCCCATAAAATAGTTCTTGCTTCTCACAGTCCTGTTTTCAGTAAAATGTTTAGCACAGAGATGAAAGAAGCCAAAGAAAATTGTGTTGATTTCAGCGAATTTGATGTTGTTGTCATCAGAGAACTTActaaatttatgtatacagGAAACATTGAGGCAAAAACTCATATTGACGTTCTCTTTGGCTTATTATCCTGTGCAGACATGTATCAAATGGAtaaattgaatactttttgtcagtataaattgattgaaaatttcagcgtcgagaatataattaaaattacagtaGAAACTGAAAGATATGACGTGCCAAAGCTTAAAGAAAGAGCAATGGATTTCttagattttaataaacgtgaaatattatttactgatGCGATAAATCAAGTTCATCATTCTAGCGTGTTGAAGGAGTTTTTTTCCAATGAAATGGGAATGAAGAACTAG
- the LOC130667656 gene encoding uncharacterized protein LOC130667656, producing the protein MPKRIKPGSSRSAIIKRNRKRLKSFLLSAENAIRPIPPNFLENMPQTSDSRAPSIINEGEEEDRIMDNIINLHYDGDTYFGKNDYYFSASPSSELNENVCDENVAEEMIDIEDNDDEEGFTYSYDNDNNVDDDDNVDDGDDDVDDDDDDDDDDDNVNDDDNDNDEDDNDDDGDDDDDDNDNDDDDNDDDGDDDGDDDDDDNDNDDDENDDDSADNPFFAVSKVNCFQFPLIPNKNLSIIDHFLSIIATAIKHHMSYEAILDIFRWMKVSHAANRLPTTKAALWNILSRNKSMITPHYYCELCEGYLGTKNEKNLLKLMCFCKTCGPKKPEKHLGCFYSISLISQIKQLFKIPHIAQSLQYRNLRVKKNNEAFEDIYDGLEYQRLCSPGNFLEHWFNFSITFNTDGCQISNSSKASAWPVYAEINELPPHMRKKYVLLAAIYVGDTHPKMNNLLRPFTEQMRKLFTDGVTWKPSESSEVTSKFIVVASTLDAPARAAVVRMKQFNGYFSCVYCYAKGKSTARRLIFPFKQSYLKLRTENELKADMKYVIRTGNIRHGVKGYSSLTALPLFKITKGVIVETMHSVFLGVVKLHTTVLLKTVGAPYYIGKKQSLQIINKTLLSIKPPSRRSRKPRKVESCVQWKASEWRNWLDYAPVCLKSVLEDKYINHLAQLSEAIHYLNSDSITLQELNRADFLLKEYAKTFEQFFGEVKMSSNVHSLSHLVECIRNWGPMWAHNAFTFESWNRKIMDCLTSPVGREDQIITRFLMQRFINHVAFDGSISNETRSFIVKQLRVINDSSRIEHRDKFIVEKESRARYLSEEEFKVLHVAGYKPEHLTAYESMHVNGVKFSCLNETKVTKFSNSFIYSDIDGTFSTINNIIQFYSSREIITGIIVQSYKHIGYGFNAGHIHMIKPKKILNFIRDTYMIRPAIKMSTEDLTFAVKLANCWETD; encoded by the exons ATGCCCAAACGAATTAAACCAGGTTCATCTCGTTCTGCCATAATAAAAAGGAATCGAAAAAGGCTAAAAAGTTTTCTGCTATCTGCCGAGAATGCGATTCGTCCTATTCCACCAAACTTTCTTGAAAATATG CCTCAAACGTCAGATTCACGAGCTCCATCTATTATTAATGAAGGTGAAGAAGAAGATCGTATTATGGACAACATTATAAACTTACATTATGATGGCGATACGTATTTTGGAAaaaacgattattatttttcagcgAGCCCTTCCAGCGAACTAAACGAAAACGTTTGTGATGAAAATGTTGCAGAGGAAATGATTGATATCGAggataatgatgatgaagaaGGGTTCACCTATAgttatgataatgataataatgtcGATGACGATGATAATGTcgatgatggtgatgatgatgtcgatgatgatgatgacgatgatgatgatgatgataatgtcaatgatgatgataatgataatgacgaggatgataatgatgatgatggtgacgatgatgatgatgataatgataatgacgatgatgataatgatgatgatggtgacgATGATggtgacgatgatgatgatgataatgataatgacgaTGATGAAAATGATGATGATAGTGCCGATAATCCATTTTTTGCCGTGAGCAAAGTAAATTGTTTCCAGTTTCCGTTGATACCTAACAAGAATTTGTCAATCATCGAtcattttctatcgattataGCCACAGCAATTAAACATCACATGTCTTACGAAGCAATATTGGATATTTTCCGTTGGATGAAAGTGTCACACGCAGCAAATCGCTTACCAACGACTAAAGCAGCATTGTGGAATATATTGAGCCGCAATAAGTCTATGATCACACCGCATTATTATTGCGAACTTTGTGAAGGATATTTAGgcacaaaaaatgaaaagaaccttttaaaattaatgtgtTTTTGTAAGACATGTGGTCCTAAAAAACCCGAAAAGCATCTTGGATGTTTTTACAGCATTAGCTTGATTTCACAAATAaagcaattatttaaaattcctcATATTGCACAATCTTTACAGTACCGTAACTTaagggtgaaaaaaaataatgaggcTTTTGAAGATATATATGACGGCTTAGAATATCAACGATTGTGTtcgccaggtaattttttgGAACATTGGTTTAATTTTTCCATCACTTTCAATACTGACGGGtgtcaaatttcaaattcatcaAAAGCAAGTGCTTGGCCTGTTTACGCAGAAATTAATGAATTGCCTCCTCATATGCGCAAGAAATATGTTCTACTAGCAGCCATATATGTTGGTGATACACATCCTAAGATGAATAATTTACTTCGACCATTTACAGAACAAATGAGAAAACTTTTTACAGATGGTGTTACATGGAAACCATCGGAATCATCTGAGGTAACCTCAAAATTTATAGTTGTAGCCAGTACTCTTGATGCACCAGCCCGTGCAGCAGTAGTTCGAATGAAACAATTCAATGGCTATTTTAGCTGCGTGTATTGTTATGCGAAGGGAAAAAGTACAGCAAGAAGATTGATTTTTCCATTTAAGCAATCTTACCTAAAATTACGAACTGAAAACGAACTCAAGGCAGACATGAAATACGTTATCCGTACTGGCAATATAAGACATGGCGTGAAAGGTTATTCATCGTTAACAGCTCTACCTTTATTTAAGATAACTAAAGGAGTTATAGTTGAAACTATGCATTCTGTTTTCTTAGGAGTTGTAAAATTACATACAACAGTTTTGCTAAAAACAGTAGGAGCTCCTTATTATATTGGGAAAAAACaatccttacaaattattaataaaacattaCTATCAATAAAACCTCCATCCCGCCGTTCTCGAAAGCCTCGAAAAGTAGAATCTTGCGTCCAATGGAAAGCATCTGAGTGGAGAAATTGGTTAGATTATGCTCCAGTGTGTTTAAAATCAGTTTTggaagataaatatataaatcatctGGCTCAACTTTCCGAAGCTATTCACTACTTGAACAGTGATTCAATAACGTTACAAGAACTCAATCGagcagattttttattaaaggaATATGCAAAAACATTCGAGCAATTTTTTGGGGAAGTAAAAATGTCATCGAATGTCCATTCTTTATCCCATTTAGTTGAGTGTATAAGAAATTGGGGTCCCATGTGGGCGCACAATGCTTTTACATTCGAATCGTGGAATCGAAAAATTATGGATTGCCTAACAAGTCCCGTCGGACGGGAAGATCAAATTATTACTCGTTTTTTGATGCAAAGATTCATCAATCATGTTGCTTTTGATGGATCTATTTCCAATGAAACTAGAAGTTTTATAGTTAAACAGTTAAGAGTAATAAATGACAGCAGCAGAATAGAACATCGAGATAAGTTTATTGTCGAAAAAGAGTCAAGAGCACGGTATTTGTCAGAAGAGGAATTTAAAGTCTTACATGTAGCTGGATACAAGCCTGAGCACCTTACAGCATATGAAAGTATGCACGTAAATggagttaaattttcttgtcTCAATGAAACTAAAGTGACTAAGTTTTCGAACTCTTTCATATATAGTGATATTGATGGAACATTTTCTACAATCAACAAtatcatacaattttatagcAGTCGTGAAATTATTACCGGTATAATTGTTCAAAGCTATAAGCATATTGGTTATGGATTTAATGCGGGTCATATCCATATgattaaaccaaaaaaaattttaaactttataagAGATACTTATATGATAAGACCTGCCATAAAAATGAGCACTGAAGATCTTACATTTGCTGTAAAGTTAGCAAATTGCTGGGAAACAGACTAA
- the LOC130668331 gene encoding TD and POZ domain-containing protein 1-like, with product MSEENSLVTAIRFQWKVSQLMTPSGTWLFSKFFKFSHIEGVKFRLCLLRIKGSIFHGKYSAKIERVGSIGDKVHITLTFSEKETITLIDWDKFSESYAARLINYLPSSITCVIKITQSKYFVRYMPELMPPNLNKYLFSPELSDVILKVENKEVPAHTLVLACNSPVFAAVLKINAKNKCENCIDVEEFNADTVEKAMKFLYSGKLELGNDVHLLLKLLSFAEVYEVDRLKKFCECKLVACMSVDNVVGILVAIEYYDAVDLKTKALKFMSKNKVDLRSADVLRHADDSKLLQSFILSQRRIKNLEKSS from the coding sequence ATGAGTGAAGAAAATTCTCTAGTTACCGCAATTCGGTTCCAATGGAAAGTATCGCAGCTCATGACCCCAAGTGGAACTtggttattttcaaaatttttcaagttttctCACATTGAAGGGGTCAAATTTCGCTTGTGTTTACTGAGAATCAAGGGCTCTATTTTCCACGGTAAATATTCCGCGAAAATTGAGAGAGTAGGAAGTATCGGAGACAAAGTGCACATTACACTTACGTTCAGTGAAAAAGAAACAATTACATTGATTGATTGGGACAAATTCAGTGAATCATATGCGGctagattaattaattatttacctaGCTCTATTACTtgcgtaattaaaattacacaatCTAAATACTTTGTCAGATATATGCCTGAGTTAATGCCACCTAATTTGAACAAATATTTGTTCTCACCAGAATTAAGTGacgttattttaaaagttgaaaataaagaaGTTCCTGCCCATACACTAGTACTTGCTTGCAATAGCCCTGTCTTTGCGGcggtattgaaaataaatgcgAAAAATAAATGTGAGAATTGTATCGATGTCGAGGAGTTTAATGCTGATACTGTAGAAAAggctatgaaatttttatactcaGGTAAACTGGAACTGGGAAATGATGTTCATCTgcttttgaaattattatccTTCGCTGAAGTGTACGAAGTAGATCGATTGAAGAAGTTCTGCGAATGTAAATTAGTGGCATGTATGAGCGTTGATAATGTCGTTGGAATATTGGTGGCTATTGAATATTACGATGCAGTGGATCTGAAAACCAAAGCACTGAaatttatgtcaaaaaataaagttgattTACGATCTGCTGATGTACTGAGACACGCTgatgattcaaaattattgcagagctttattttaagtcaaagGAGAATCAAGAATCTAGAAAAGTCATcttga